The following are encoded together in the Lathyrus oleraceus cultivar Zhongwan6 chromosome 3, CAAS_Psat_ZW6_1.0, whole genome shotgun sequence genome:
- the LOC127129116 gene encoding uncharacterized protein LOC127129116, which translates to MDFGRRSVKKYNLINPKIDELKKLVSSIADLIGFRDRYGALISLLTLRMEEGLLQTLVQFYDPVYHCFTFPDYQLMPTLEEYAQLLHIPVADTVPFSGSEKLPEHSSLAKVLYMKKSEFKNNFTTKGGFPGFTAKFLMGKVSYFASQGCDIIVEHLFALLIYGLLLFPNIEGFVDSYAIRIFLSGNPVPTFLGDTYHSIHYRTLKGEGTIVCCIPLLYKWFVSHLPKSATFWDRKSGLQWSQRIMSLTQSDIAWYSRVLDDVKIIDSCGEFPNVPLMGTKGIISYNPVLARRQLGYPMKDKPPNILLEGIFLRDNKEDPTMKERVVRAWHRVFRKGRLELGKKDCTSYEPYLQWIRARAIQLKMPYPHHDPIKPAPLKTPYLPLDDKEELQATLERVKKEKDAWKDKAQVLEMENEELQRQLKEQSEEDRAGKHPRVQEDLFSSGTTDYSQIPQSSGAWKGLVDSLVKEKAFMQKAYEERIERLEGQLLLFYARPDDTCP; encoded by the coding sequence atggattttggacggagaagtgtgaaaaagtacaatctcatcaatccaaaaatagatgaactaaagaaactggtttcttcgatcgcagatcttattggtttcagagacagatatggggcacttatatctttattgacacttaggatggaagaagggttattgcagacattagtacagttctatgatccagtctatcactgtttcacattcccagactatcaactcatgcctacattggaagagtatgcccaattgcttcacatcccagttgctgatacagtacctttctctggttcagaaaagttacccgagcacagttctcttgcaaaagtgttgtacatgaagaagtcagaattcaagaataacttcaccaccaaaggaggatttccaggtttcactgccaagttcttaatggggaaggtttcttattttgccagtcaaggttgtgatattattgtggagcatctgttcgccttgttgatctacggtttgttactatttcctaatattgaaggttttgtggattcatatgctatacgcatcttcctaagtggtaatcctgttccaacttttctcggagacacctatcattccatccattaccgtactttgaaaggagaaggaaccatagtctgctgtataccgttactctacaaatggtttgtctctcatcttcctaagtcagctactttttgggatcgcaagtcaggacttcagtggtcacagaggattatgtctcttacccagtcagatattgcatggtatagtagagttttagacgatgtgaagatcattgatagttgcggggagttccccaatgtgcccctcatgggcacaaagggaatcatttcttataatccagtacttgctaggagacaactcggttaccctatgaaggacaagcctcctaacattcttttagaaggtattttcttgagggataacAAGGAGGACCCTACTatgaaagagagagtagtaagagcttggcatcgtgtttttcgcaaagggagacttgaattgggtaagaaagattgtacctcctatgagccgtacctccagtggatcagagccagagctatacagttgaaaatgccatacccacatcatgatcctatcaaacccgctccgttgaagaccccctaccttccgctagatgacaaagaagaactccaagccaccttggagagggtcaagaaagagaaagacgcttggaaggataaggcccaggtgctcgaaatggaaaatgaagaacttcagagacagttaaaggagcagagtgaagaagatcgtgcaggtaaacatccaagggtgcaagaggatttattttcctcaggcacaacagattactcccagattccacagtcctcaggtgcatggaaaggtcttgtagacagtttggtgaaggagaaagcttttatgcagaaggcctatgaagaaagaattgagagacttgaaggacaactcctacttttttatgctcgtcctgatgacacatgtccttaa